A segment of the Verrucomicrobiia bacterium genome:
GTCACGATCAAGAACATCGAATGCTCCATCATCGACAAAGGCTTTGAAGAAGGCTGGGTGGTTGCCGAGCCTCCGGCCAAGCGCACGGGCAAGAAGGTCGCCGTGGTGGGTTCCGGACCCGCGGGCCTCGCGGCCGCGGCGCAGCTCAACAAGGCCGGGCATCTGGTCACGGTCTTCGAGCGCGCGGACCGCATCGGCGGGCTGCTCATGTACGGGATTCCGAACATGAAGCTCGACAAAAAATACGTGCAGCGCCGCGTGGACCTCATGACGGCTGAAGGCGTGCAGTTCGTCACCAACACCGAAGTCGGCAAAAATTATCCCTCGGAAAAGCTCCTGAAGGATTTCGATGCCGTGGTGCTCGCCGGCGGCGCGACCAAGCCGCGCGACCTTCCGATCGAAGGCCGTAACCTGAAGGGCATCCATTTCGCGATGGAGTTCCTGCACCGCAACACGAAGAGCCTGCTCGACAAGAAGCAGAGCGCTGATTTTATTTCCGCCGAAGGCAAAGACGTCATTGTGATCGGCGGCGGCGACACGGGCACGGACTGCGTCGGCACCTCGATGCGCCACAAATGCAAAAGCCTCGTGCAGCTGGAAATCCTTCCCAAGCCGCCGATGGAACGCGCGTCGAACAATCCGTGGCCGGAATGGCCGAAGGTCTACAAGCTCGATTACGGTCAGGAAGAAGCCAAGGCCGTCTACGGCGACGACCCGCGCCAGTACCTCGTGACCGCCAGGCGTTTCATCCCGGACGAAAAGGGGAACGTGAAGCAGCTGGAAATCGTGAAGGTCGAATGGGCCAAGGACGACAAAGGCCGTTTTATTCCAAAAGAAATCCCGGGCTCGGAAAAACTCCTGCCGGCAAGTCTTGTGCTGCTTGCAATGGGGTTTTTAGGACCGGAAGATACGGTGCTCGCGGACCTGAAGGTCGAACGTGACGAGCGTTCGAACGCGAAGGCCGAGCATGGCAAGTTTGCTACGA
Coding sequences within it:
- a CDS encoding glutamate synthase subunit beta, whose product is MGKPTGFIEIPRQLPHDRDPKDRIKDWGEFHEHMAVPKLQEQGARCMDCGIPFCHTGTLLSGMASGCPVNNLIPEWNDLVYRGLWREALDRLHKTNNFPEFTGRVCPAPCEGSCVVGISQPPVTIKNIECSIIDKGFEEGWVVAEPPAKRTGKKVAVVGSGPAGLAAAAQLNKAGHLVTVFERADRIGGLLMYGIPNMKLDKKYVQRRVDLMTAEGVQFVTNTEVGKNYPSEKLLKDFDAVVLAGGATKPRDLPIEGRNLKGIHFAMEFLHRNTKSLLDKKQSADFISAEGKDVIVIGGGDTGTDCVGTSMRHKCKSLVQLEILPKPPMERASNNPWPEWPKVYKLDYGQEEAKAVYGDDPRQYLVTARRFIPDEKGNVKQLEIVKVEWAKDDKGRFIPKEIPGSEKLLPASLVLLAMGFLGPEDTVLADLKVERDERSNAKAEHGKFATNIKGVFAAGDMRRGQSLIVWAINEGRGAARSVDEYLMGYSDLPASSPAN